From Capra hircus breed San Clemente chromosome 12, ASM170441v1, whole genome shotgun sequence, a single genomic window includes:
- the LACC1 gene encoding laccase domain-containing protein 1: MAEAVLIDLFGLKLNSQKNCHQTLLKTLNAVRYHDGAKAKFFCIICCSSISCDHDNCELETGNGLSALLREFEIVSNPSMAASLYTIKQKVDEKNLSCIKVIVPVHRKTLMKAFIDQLFTDVYNFEFEDLQMTLKGGLLKQSTEVNIITSQELEAIQNEIETYLRSLPALKGELTIITSPLISDTFIHGFTTRTGGISYIPTLSSFNLFSSSKRRDPKAVVQENLRRLGKAAGFNANKFYQIKTDHANDVWIMGRKEPESYDGIITNQRGVTIAALGADCIPIVFADPIKKACGVAHSGWRGTLLGVAMATVNAMRAEYGCSLEDIIVVLGPSVGPCCFTLPRESAKAFHNLDPGCVRLFDSPNPYVDIRKATRILLERGGILPQNIQDQNQDLNLCTSCHPDKFFSHVRDGPNFGTQIGFISVRE, encoded by the exons ATGGCAGAAGCAGTGTTGATTGATCTCTTTGGTTTGAAACTGAACTCTCAGAAAAACTGTCATCAGACATTATTAAAGACATTGAATGCGGTCCGATACCATGATGGTGCCAAGGCCAAGTTCTTTTGCATAATATGTTGTAGTAGCATCAGCTGTGACCATGATAATTGTGAATTAGAAACAGGCAATGGGTTATCAGCTCTCTTGAGAGAATTTGAGATTGTTAGCAATCCCAGCATGGCTGCCTCTTTGTATACAATTAAACAAAAAGTTGATGAAAAAAATTTGAGTTGCATTAAGGTAATTGTGCCTGTGCACCGGAAGACATTAATGAAGGCTTTCATTGATCAACTCTTTACTGATGTTTACAATTTTGAGTTTGAAGATCTACAGATGACTTTGAAGGGAGGTCTTTTGAAACAGTCTACTGAAGTAAACATAATCACATCTCAAGAACTAGAAGCAATCCAGAATGAAATAGAAACATATTTGAGAAGTTTGCCAGCACTGAAGGGAGAATTAACCATTATCACATCTCCTTTGATCTCAG ATACTTTCATACATGGATTTACTACAAGAACAGGTGGGATATCTTACATACCAACTCTTAGCTCATTCAATCTCTTCAGTAGTTCCAAACGGAGAGATCCCAAGGCAGTTGTTCAAGAAAATCTGCGTAGGTTGGGGAAGGCTGCAGGATTTAATGCGAATAAATTTTACCAAATAAAG ACTGATCATGCCAATGACGTCTGGATTATGGGAAGGAAGGAGCCTGAATCTTATGATGGAATCATCACAAATCAAAGAGGAGTCACAATAGCAGCTCTTGGTGCTGACTGTATTCCGATAGTTTTTGCAGATCCTATCAAAAAAGCATGTGGGGTTGCTCACTCTG GTTGGAGAGGTACCTTGTTAGGTGTTGCTATGGCTACAGTGAACGCTATGAGAGCAGAATATGGCTGCAGTTTGGAAGACATTATTGTTGTATTGGGGCCTTCAGTCGGACCGTGCTGTTTTACTCTTCCAAGGGAATCAGCAAAGGCATTTCATAATCTTGATCCCGGATGTGTACGGCTGTTTGACTCACCAAATCCCTATGTTGACATCCGTAAAGCCACTAG GATTCTTCTAGAACGGGGAGGAATTCTACCACAGAATATTCAGGACCAGAACCAGGATCTCAACCTCTGTACGTCTTGTCATCCTGACAAGTTTTTTTCCCATGTCCGAGATGGCCCTAACTTTGGTACACAGATCGGCTTCATCTCAGTTAGAGAATGA